From Thermoanaerobaculia bacterium:
TACTGAATGATCTCGGTGATGGTTCCGGCGCCGACGGTGCGGCCGCCCTCGCGGATGGCGAACCGCAGCCCCTTCTCCATGGCGATGGGCGTGATCAGCTCGATCTCCATCGCCACGTTGTCGCCCGGCATCACCATCTCCACTCCCGCCGGCAGCTGCGCGGTCCCCGTCACGTCCGTCGTCCGGAAATAGAACTGCGGCCGGTAACCGTTGAAAAACGGCGTGTGCCGCCCGCCCTCTTCCTTGGTCAGGACGTAGGCCTCCGCCTTGAACTTCGTGTGCGGCGTGATCGACTTCGGCTTGGCGCACACCTGGCCCCGCTCGACGTCCTTCCTCTCGACCCCTCGGAGCAGAAGCCCCACGTTGTCGCCCGCTACCCCCTCGTCCAGGAGCTTGCGGAACATCTCGACCCCCGTGACCACCTTCGTCTGCGTCGGCCGGATCCCCACGATCTCGACCTCCTCGCCGACTTTCACCTTGCCCCGCTCGACGCGCCCCGTCACCACCGTGCCCCGACCCGAGATCGAGAACACGTCCTCGATCGGCATCAGGAAATCCTTGTCGATCGCCCGCTCCGGCAGCGGAATGTACGCGTCCACCGCGTCCATCAGCTCCATGATGCACTGGGTGTCCGGCGAATTCGGGTCCCCCGACTCCAGCGCCTTCAGCGCCGACCCCTTCACGATCGGAATCTTGTCGCCCGGGAACTTGTACGACGAAAGCAGCTCCCGCACCTCGAGCTCCACCAGCTCGAGCAGCTCCGGATCGTCGACCATGTCCGTCTTGTTCAGAAACACCACGATGAACGGCACCCCCACCTGCCGCGCCAGCAGAATGTGCTCCCGCGTCTGCGGCATCGGACCGTCGGCCGCCGATACCACCAGGATCGCCCCGTCCATCTGCGCCGCACCCGTGATCATGTTCTTGACGTAGTCGGCGTGCCCCGGACAGTCCACGTGCGCGTAGTGCCGCTTTTCGGTCGAATACTCCACGTGCGCCGTGTTGATCGTGATCCCACGCGCCTTCTCCTCCGGCGCGTTGTCGATCTGGTCGTACCCCTTCGCCGTCGCCAGACCCTTCTTCGACAACACCGTCGTGATCGCCGCCGTCAGCGTCGTCTTCCCGTGGTCCACGTGACCGATCGTCCCGATGTTGACGTGCGGCTTGCTGCGGTCAAATTTCTCTTTCGACATCCTCGTCTCTCTTCCTGCTTGTCAAAACGATCCGGTCTGAACAACCCGGTTGGAGCCCACGACCAGGATTGAACTGGTGACCTCGTCCTTACCAAGGACGCGCTCTACCGACTGAGCTACGTGGGCAAGAGTCACCGGCATTCCGAAAGCGAGACGGGAGACCCCGAGGCCGTGGGTCTCCCCGCTCCGTCCCCGGAGCGGGAGACGGGATTCGGTCTCTCTTTCGCGAGGGGGTTCACCCCCTCGCGCATCCCCACGGGTTCGAATCCCGTCTTCACTCTTCGTCATCGTTCTCGGCTCCGAGTTTGCCCTTCACGGCCAACGTTGCTTTCGGCTTGGAGCGGGAGACGGGATTCGAACCCGCGACCAACAGCTTGGAAGGCTGTGACTCTACCCCTGAGTTACTCCCGCGCGATTCCCGTCTCTCGCCTCCGCGCCCACGACATGGTGGGCAGTGGAGGATTCGAACCTCCGTAGCGCGAAGCGCGGCAGATTTACAGTCTGCTGCCATTAACCACTCGGCCAACTGCCCGGAAAACTGATCTCTCGGGTCGATTCCCCGCGCCCGCTCACTGGAGCCGACGAGAGGAATTGAACCTCCAACCTTCGGTTTACAAAACCGCTGCTCTGCCGATTGAGCTACGCCGGCGCGATTCCCGCGAAGTACCCTCGCCGCTCTCTTCAAAGACCCAGCCGCACACACGGATCTTGTGAGCACGGCGCGAACCACGAACGATACCAGAGCGAGGTTTTCGACGCAAGGACTTTTCGTCTCTGGCGGATAGGATCAGGCCGCTCTCCGCGGAGGACACCTCCTTCGCGCCCAATTTTCGAGCAAAACGACCGGATCGACCCCCTATCCCGCCGGACCCGACCTTCTCTGGCGGACGGCCTCGAACGCGGCGGCGGCGGCCGCCGTCGAGACGTTCAAAGAGGCGATCTGCCCCGCCATCGGCAGGCGTGCGAGCACGTCGCAGCCCTCGGCGACGAGCCGCCGAAGCCCTTTCCCTTCCGACCCGAAAACCAGGACGAGGTCCCCGGACAGGTCGACCCCGTAGAGGTCCTCCCCCCGTTCGTCGAGGCCGACCACGAAGAACGCCTTCTGCCTGGCCTCGTCGAGAAACCGGCGCACGTTCCCCGCCCGGAAGACGGGCACGCGGGACAGCGCCCCCGCGGATACTCT
This genomic window contains:
- the tuf gene encoding elongation factor Tu; the encoded protein is MSKEKFDRSKPHVNIGTIGHVDHGKTTLTAAITTVLSKKGLATAKGYDQIDNAPEEKARGITINTAHVEYSTEKRHYAHVDCPGHADYVKNMITGAAQMDGAILVVSAADGPMPQTREHILLARQVGVPFIVVFLNKTDMVDDPELLELVELEVRELLSSYKFPGDKIPIVKGSALKALESGDPNSPDTQCIMELMDAVDAYIPLPERAIDKDFLMPIEDVFSISGRGTVVTGRVERGKVKVGEEVEIVGIRPTQTKVVTGVEMFRKLLDEGVAGDNVGLLLRGVERKDVERGQVCAKPKSITPHTKFKAEAYVLTKEEGGRHTPFFNGYRPQFYFRTTDVTGTAQLPAGVEMVMPGDNVAMEIELITPIAMEKGLRFAIREGGRTVGAGTITEIIQ